In Oryza sativa Japonica Group chromosome 11, ASM3414082v1, the following are encoded in one genomic region:
- the LOC4350622 gene encoding protein COFACTOR ASSEMBLY OF COMPLEX C SUBUNIT B CCB1, chloroplastic has protein sequence MEATAAATRLLLPPLRAPPPSLAGGAAAAAGGGGRWRGAVPRRARARRAVVPPRASLVDSSGGAAAAAVLLDAAVAGATGYSQASYYTSLGLFVLSVPGLWSLIKRSVKSKVVQKTFVKEEGQTMAPNQVAGEILSFFTRNNFTISDRGEVITFEGTMVPSRGQAALLTFCTCISLGSVGLVLSIAVPEGGNNWFWLMTLSPLAGVYYWTKASRKEEIKVKMILSDDGNVSEILVRGDDVQVEQMRKELKFSEKGMIYVKGIFET, from the exons ATggaagccaccgccgccgcgacccgcctcctcctcccgcctctccgcgcgccgccgccgtcgctcgccggcggcgcggcggcggcggccggtggtgggggCCGGTGGCGCGGTGCCGTGCCGAGACGGGCGAGggcccgccgcgccgtcgtcccgcCCCGCGCGTCGCTCGTcgacagcagcggcggcgcggccgccgccgccgtgctcctggacgcggcggtggccggggcGACGGGGTACTCGCAGGCGAGCTACTACACGTCGCTGGGGCTCTTCGTGCTCTCCGTCCCTGGCCTCTGGTCGCTCATCAAGCGCTCCGTCAAGTCCAAG GTTGTGCAGAAGACATTCGTCAAGGAGGAAGGGCAGACGATGGCGCCGAACCAGGTGGCTGGGGAGATCCTCTCGTTCTTCACCCGTAACAACTTCACCATCTCTGACCGTGGCGAGGTTATCAC TTTTGAGGGCACTATGGTGCCGAGCAGGGGGCAAGCAGCACTTCTTACCTTCTGCACCTGCATTAGCCTTGGCAGCGTCGGTCTTGTTCTATCAATTGCAGTCCCGGAGGGTGGCAACAACTGGTTCTGGCTTATGACCTTAAGCCCATTGGC GGGTGTATACTACTGGACAAAGGCATCAAGAAAAGAAGAGATCAAGGTCAAAATGATTTTATCGGATGACGGGAATGTATCCGAAATTCTTGTGCGGGGTGATGATGTCCAAGTGGAGCAGATGAGGAAGGAGCTCAAGTTCAGTGAGAAGGGGATGATATATGTTAAGGGGATCTTTGAAACATGA